The Methylopila sp. M107 genome contains the following window.
CCGGTTCAGCCGGGGCATCCAGGCTTCCGCATCGCAACGCTCGACGATCGACCCTGGATCCCCTGGATAAACCGGGGCATGACAATCAGCCTTCGGTGGCGTCGATCACCGCGATGGTCGGGTCGCCGCCGGTCGAATAGTTCGGGATGTCGGCGACCGCCGTCTGGCCTTCCGGCGACGACAGCGCCGCGCCGAGCGCGTCCGGGCTCTCGAAGGTCCCGACAAAAATCCAGAAATACGCGCCTTCGCCGCCGTCCGGACCGGTCGAGGGGCCGAAGCTGTGCGCGCCGAGGCCCGGCATCTTCCTCACGAGCGGCATGTGCGTGCCGCGGAAATAGCTGTCGAAGGCCGCCGGGTCCTTGGGCTTCGGATACATGACGACGAGCTTGGTGCTCACAGGGGGCCTCGCTTTCGGGAAGGGGATTTTGGACCGGTGCGGTCCGCGACAGAGGTATGGCGCGTCGGGCTCATCGGCCAAGGCATCGTTTGCAGTGCGGTGCGCAGCGGGATATTGCTCCCGCGCAAACATCACCCCGAACCGGATTCCCAAAGCCCTCGCCATGCGCGCCGAGATCGAGCAACTCGTCCAGGACATCGAGCAGTCAGTCGGGCTGCTGAGGAGGCATCTTTGACTGGGATCAGTCCCAGGCGCGCCTCGAAGAGCTGAACCATATCGCCGAGGATCCGACCCTCTGGGACGATCCCTCGCGCGCGCAGAAGATCATGCAGGAGCGCACCGCGCTCGATGACGGCATGTCCGGAGTCCTGCGGATCGAGCAGGAGCTCAAGGACAATGTCGAGCTGATCGAACTCGGCGAGATGGAAGGCGACCAGGGCGTCATCGCCGACGCCGAGAAGGCGATCTTCGCGCTGAAGGAAGAATCCGCCCGCCGCCAGCTCGAATCGCTCATCTCCGGCGAGGCCGACGGCTTCGACACCTTCCTGGAAGTCCATCCCGGCGCCGGCGGCACCGAGAGCCAGGACTGGGCCGAGATGCTGCTCAGGATGTACACCCGCTGGGCGGAGCGGCGCGGCTTCAAGATCGACGTCATCGACCACCAGAACGGCGAACAGGCCGGCATCAAGTCGGCGACCCTGCAGATCAAGGGCCACAACGCCTACGGCTGGCTGAAGACCGAGGCCGGCGTGCACCGGCTGGTGCGCATCTCGCCGTTCGATTCGAACGCGCGGCGCCAGACGAGCTTCGCCTCGATCGACGTCTATCCGGTGATCGACGACACGATCAAAATCGAGATCAACGAGAGCGACGTCCGCGTCGACACGATGCGCTCGGGCGGCGCAGGCGGACAGCACGTCAACAAGACCGAATCGGCCGTGCGCCTCGTGCACAATCCGACGGGCATCATGGTGGTCTCACAGGGCGACCGCTCGCAGCACAAGAACCGCGCCACCGCCTGGGACATGCTGCGCGCCAAGCTTTACGAGGCCGAGCTCAAGAAGCGCGAGGCGGAAGCCGCGGCCGATCAGGCCGCCAAGACCGACATCGGCTGGGGCCACCAGATCCGCTCCTACGTGCTGCAGCCCTACCAGCTCGTGAAGGACCTGCGCACCGGCCACACCTCGACTGCGCCGCAGGACGTGCTTGACGGCGAACTCGACGGCTTCATGGAAGCGACTTTGGCGCAGCGGGCTTATGGCACCGAAGTCGACGTCGAGGACGTGGATTAACCCTTCGCCACCAGCAACCGCCCGGCGTTCAAAAACCTGAGCGGGTTGACCGCCTCGCCGTTGACCCGCGTCTCATAGTGCAGGTGCGGGCCGGTCGAGCGACCGGTCGAGCCGACCCGGCCGACGGTCGCGCCGATGCGAAGCTCGTCGCCGACAGCGACCTCGATCGACGATAGGTGCCCGTATCGCGTCGACAGGCCATTGCCGTGGTCGATCTCGACCATGTTGCCGTAGCCGCCGCTCCAGCCCGCCGACACGACGCGGCCATGCGCCGTCGCCTTCACGGGCGCGCCGTAGTCGATGTCGAAGTCGAGCCCTGAGTGGAAGGCGAGCCGACCGAGAAACGGGTCGGTACGCGCTCCAAAGCCGCTGGAGAGCGACGCGCCGCGCGACGGGGTGCGGATCGGCGTCCGGTCGAGGCCGCGCTCGAACGCCAGGATCACGGCGCGCTCGGCGGAAATCTGGTCGAGCCGGGCTTCAAAGGTCAGGGCGCCGGCGGGCAGGGGCTCGAAGGGTCCGCCGCGGCCCTTTCCGTCTGAGGGCAGCGCCGGCCTCGCGACGCCCGCAGCGTCGTAGACGCGCTCGAGCGTGGCGCGGCGCGCCCGGTTCCGGGCCGACAGTCCATCGAGGGCGCGGTCCTGCAGCGCCTGGGCGGCGTCGAGCGAGGCCGCGACGTGTTCGGCCTTGCGGGCGCCGCTCTCGCTGCGGCGCTCTTCCGTGGGCTCGCGGTCGACGCTTTCGAGCGCGCGCGCCGCGTCGTCGACCGGCGCGGGTTTTGGCGCGAAGGACAGCGCGGCCTCGTCTGCCGCGGCGTCCTGCGCCCCGGCGCCTGCGAGTTCGGCGATGCGCGCCTGGCGCTTCTCCATCAGGCTTTGCCTGAGGCCGAGCTCCGTCAGCCGCTCGTCGAGCCCGGCCTTCTCGACCATGCGACGGGTGCGGACGCGCTCCAGCTCGTCACGCAGGGCGCTGATCTGCGCCTCGTAGGCGCGCGACGACGCCTTCGCCCCCTGCCGGATCTCCGCCATGACCGTGTCGTGGAACAGCATGTATCCGGCGGCCGACACGCTCCAGGCGGTCACGCCGAGAAGCGCTGCGAAGCAAGCGATGACGCCGTAGCGGGGCAGGCGGATCGCGGTCCGTTTGCCGCCGCGTTCGATCACGATCCGGTCCGCTCCATCGGAGGACCTGCCGAACCTGTCATCGTCGAACCGCATGAGCGTCCCCGGATCCAATCTGGCTCCGGGCGATCATGGTCGGTTAGGGTTAATTCCCGCATAACGAAGGCTATACGTGGAGCGCCTTCGCGGCCGCCAGCACCTCCTCGGCGTGGCCCGCGACCTTCACCTTGTCCCACACGCGGGCGATCCGCCCGTCCGGGCCGATCAGCACCGTCGTGCGCTCCACGCCCATATATTTGCGGCCGTACATGCTCTTCTGGGCCCACACGCCGTAGGCCTCCAGCATCGCTTTGGATTCGTCGGCGGCGAGCGCGAGATCGAGGCCGTGCTTGGCGCGGAACTTGTCGTGGCTCGCCGCGCTGTCGGGCGAGACCCCGACGATCTCCGCGCCAACGGCGGCGAACGCGCCCTTCAGCCGGTTGAATTCGATGGCTTCCTTGGTGCAGCCGCTGGTGTCGTCCTTTGGATAGAAGTAAAGCACCACCGTCTTGCCTGCGAAATCCTTCAGGCGCACGGTCTCGCCGCCCGCGCCCGGCAGTTCGAAATCCGGCGCCGGAGCGCCCAGTTCGAGGGTTGAGCTCATCGTCGTCATCTCCCGCATCACGAAAACGCCGGTATGGTGCGACATGAGAGCCGCGGGCGAATCGCGGCCGATGAACCATGGGCCGGCGGCGGCGTCCACCAGTCCGTCGACGCTGCGCGCGAGATGAGGCGCGACGATGCCGGAGACGCCGACCAGCTGATGCCGAAGGCCGAGAAGCCAGATCGCGCGTCGCCGATGCGCGCCGCAGCGTTCCCCTGGATCGGCCGGCGCGCCGCGCGAGCGCGAGCCGACGGACGTCAGCCCTCGCCGATGCCGAGCTGGCGCCGGATTCTCAGGATCGTCGCGGGGGCCGGGTTCGGCGCGGGCCTGCTCGCGGTCGCGGCCTGGCTCGCCATTCTCTACCTTCCCGTCCCCGCTTCGCAGGTCATTCCGCGCGTGAAGGCCGCGATCGAGCAGAGGCTCGGCCCGGATTACGCGGTCGCGATCGCGGACGCGGAGCTGCAGCGCGATGGCAAGGGCGTCGAACTGCGGCTGGTGGACCTGGAGATCGCGAAGGCCGGCGGCGGTCCGGTGCTGGCGAGCGTGCCGCGCGCCGAACTCGAACTCGATGGCCTCAGCCTGCTCAGCGGCGAGGTGAGGGTGCGCCGCGTCCACGTCACCGACCCGAAGCTCGACCTGCGGTTCGACACCACCGTCGACCAGGCTTCGAAGAACTCCGACCTGCCGGAACGCATCCTCAAGGCGATCGGCGATCTCGACCGGCTGCTCGGCCCCGACGGCGCCGCCGGCGCGCTGCAGGAGGTCAACGTGGTCGGCGCGACCCTGCTGGTCGCTCCCCGCGCCCGCGCGCCGCTGTCGTTCCGCGACGTCGACCTGCGCCTCGCCCGGGGCGCCGGCGGCGCGATCGCATTGACGGCCGCCTCGTCCCGGGCCGACAACCGATGGTCGAGCGCGCTGACCGTGTCCGCGGCCAATCCCGAGAGCGGCCGGATGAT
Protein-coding sequences here:
- a CDS encoding EthD family reductase — its product is MSTKLVVMYPKPKDPAAFDSYFRGTHMPLVRKMPGLGAHSFGPSTGPDGGEGAYFWIFVGTFESPDALGAALSSPEGQTAVADIPNYSTGGDPTIAVIDATEG
- a CDS encoding peroxiredoxin translates to MSSTLELGAPAPDFELPGAGGETVRLKDFAGKTVVLYFYPKDDTSGCTKEAIEFNRLKGAFAAVGAEIVGVSPDSAASHDKFRAKHGLDLALAADESKAMLEAYGVWAQKSMYGRKYMGVERTTVLIGPDGRIARVWDKVKVAGHAEEVLAAAKALHV
- the prfB gene encoding peptide chain release factor 2 (programmed frameshift) — its product is MRAEIEQLVQDIEQSVGLLRRHLDWDQSQARLEELNHIAEDPTLWDDPSRAQKIMQERTALDDGMSGVLRIEQELKDNVELIELGEMEGDQGVIADAEKAIFALKEESARRQLESLISGEADGFDTFLEVHPGAGGTESQDWAEMLLRMYTRWAERRGFKIDVIDHQNGEQAGIKSATLQIKGHNAYGWLKTEAGVHRLVRISPFDSNARRQTSFASIDVYPVIDDTIKIEINESDVRVDTMRSGGAGGQHVNKTESAVRLVHNPTGIMVVSQGDRSQHKNRATAWDMLRAKLYEAELKKREAEAAADQAAKTDIGWGHQIRSYVLQPYQLVKDLRTGHTSTAPQDVLDGELDGFMEATLAQRAYGTEVDVEDVD
- a CDS encoding M23 family metallopeptidase, coding for MRFDDDRFGRSSDGADRIVIERGGKRTAIRLPRYGVIACFAALLGVTAWSVSAAGYMLFHDTVMAEIRQGAKASSRAYEAQISALRDELERVRTRRMVEKAGLDERLTELGLRQSLMEKRQARIAELAGAGAQDAAADEAALSFAPKPAPVDDAARALESVDREPTEERRSESGARKAEHVAASLDAAQALQDRALDGLSARNRARRATLERVYDAAGVARPALPSDGKGRGGPFEPLPAGALTFEARLDQISAERAVILAFERGLDRTPIRTPSRGASLSSGFGARTDPFLGRLAFHSGLDFDIDYGAPVKATAHGRVVSAGWSGGYGNMVEIDHGNGLSTRYGHLSSIEVAVGDELRIGATVGRVGSTGRSTGPHLHYETRVNGEAVNPLRFLNAGRLLVAKG